CATTCTATTTTTGGCTATTTTTGAAAGGCCCGTCTGAAGCCTGCTTCAGCCTTGCTGCCCTACTGCAAGGACCATCTGGGCATCTGACAGTGGCCTTGTTAGACAAAAAGTAAATGCACTGGTCATAGATTGTTATGCAACACAACTGACCTGCAGGGCAAAGAACTTGGTGTTTAGGTTCTTTGCGCTCTGTAAAATGTGCACAACTTGGAGCCACATATCGGGATTGTTTTGCAAGTCCCTCAATATCTGGTCTGCAGCTGTCCTCTGTATTGTCAACACATGGAGCAAAATTACTCTTAGAACATAAAATACTTGGAGAACTAAGGGCCACAAAATTACAAGTTAAGCATATAATTTACCAACACCTCCGTTATTCAAATACCATATGAATACTAATAATGAGGCTACAAGTGAATCCATAAAGCATTACTCATTTTATTTGTTAATCGTTTTGGTAAGGGAAGCTGAAATGTTTTCGTAAACCTAGTTCGTCTAAACAAAGAGAAATCCTGGTATTAAGTATTCAATAAACATTGCAATGCATTCATATTTTTTCGAACAGAAAATGTACTGCAGTCACAAAATAACCAGTTCACCATCATTACTCAATCACGGTATGTTTAGTTCCGGAAGTGTTGAGGATGAAAGATTGATTATTCCAAATTTTACACTGAAACCGATTACCAATGCAACCATTAAAATATCTCTCTTCCAAACCCACGGAaccaaacaacccaaaaataGGCAGATAGCTAATGTCCAGTAATCCATCAAACGCTCAAACGTAAAAACTCCGCCAAATGAAGGTTTTCAAGTGTTAAACCCTAGGGCTGAGAGCTTCAATTTCCCCTCAACCTCTAAGAACCCAAACAGAAAGCTTAAACCCTCGGGCACAAAAACCCCGATTGCAGTAGCAAATTGGGCACACTTGGTCGGAAAACAAACAGAAagtaaagagagaaagaagcaGCAATCGCTCACCTCCTCCTTAGATCCGGTGCCGTAGAAGGCGACGACGGTGGCATCGAGCAAGCCAACGTCAATCGGCTGGCTCAAGTCCCTTAGCTTCTCAGCCGCCATAGCCACTGAGTGAGcaagagagaaagataggaaggACGATCGTAGAGACCCAAACCGATAAACCCTAGAGGGCGATAGCTGGTGTGGAGACGACGAAACACAGACACCTGAAACCACCCAAACCCtaggagagagaaggaaagagaATAGTGCCGAGGAAGCAGCGAAAGGGTGTGTgggtatttatttataaattaattagaGGAAAGaggatatagagagagagagagagagagagagagagaagggggaggGAAATAAAGACAGCTTGAAAATGAAGCAGTAGAGAGAGAAGTAGAATGACGAGGAGCGTACGAGAGcgagagagcgagagagcgGGCGACTGATCGAGCGAGTAGCGAGTTGGATTGCGTTTGTAATTGTAGAGTAGAATAGGGTGGGGggttttgaattttgggtttctcttcttgtttttttgggttttgtttgtgtGTGCGCGGGTGTATAAATGTTGTTGGTGCGTGCGTGACCAAAAGTAAAAGTTCGTTTGAGGGGGCCTAAGAATATGGTGAATATAACAAATTCTTGTGATTGGCTTTCGTTTCAGGTTATTCGTCCGCTCACGACTCACAAAAAACGAACCTCTGATATTTGATATTGGAATCCAACAaaatggatttgaatttttaatacaGTTGCTTTTTTTAGGATAGCTCTCAAAAAGAGAATGATAAACGTTAAGTCGTGTAGAATAAGATCAAATACAAGAGTCTTCAtactttttaaaaaatgttttacGGTTAACGTGATCAAGATTTTCTTACTTAAGTTTTTCTcatgaaaaaatggggatatgACACCTAAATGTATGTGTGTTAGCAGACAAGTGACGTGTCACATAAGTTTCTACCCATAACGAGAAAAAGAAGATGGAGCCAAATACAGGTATAGATTTATATATACTAAGGGTTGAtttggtattactgtgctttgaaaaaaaactgtttctgctgtgctgtgagaataagcggctgtgaaataaagctgtagaatgtttagtaaatttttttgtaaaaatgcttttgaaaaaaaaaacagtattatagtgtttggtaaacttttatataaaacagatgtgaaaaaaactgatttttcaaagttgggttttgcagcttcttgttttttgcttttttcacccaaaattgtgaaaaaaattgaagctgaatgtttaccaaacacaaaaaaactccCAACTTTTGTTTATACTatcttttttcagaatcacttTAATACCAAACCAGGCCTAAGCGCGTCACTGTGTTTGTAACTGATAACATAACACATAATCATGTAAGAAATTATACATAACGATGTaatattgtaattttttgttcgcttatttatcaaataatatttttattatagcggatgaatttaaaaatacaataaaaagtaAAGGGTGGGGCCGGTGTGCGTGACCGTGACGCTATAGTTGAAGCTGCCCGTGTTGTCACTCTGTGATCGGCCCACTCATTTTTTAATTGGGTTTGAACTTCTTTTTACAGGGTGGAAAGAaggaattttctttttgtttttttctttttacaattTCTGTTTGAAGGTTGGAAGGGATATCTGATCTGGGTTAAGCCTCGAGAATCTGCTCGAATATTATTAGATCCGAGTTGGCACCGATTGCCGGCACTTTAACTCGGGCTGACACTTTTGGGCTTTTGAAAGTAGTGATTTATTACTTGGGCTTCATGAGATTTTAGCCCGATTGTCAGCTACGACTTGTGTTCTTAAAATTACGGGCCTGTTTGAGATTGGAGTGAATCGCTTTCTACTTCTACCAGTGAACATGATTTTCTAGCCACGTCGAAAACTTGAAGATGCCTATGACTTGTACAAGCACTATTTATATAAGCACTTATTAACATGTTTAAACACGTTTATAATACCATCTTACAAAACCAGCGTGTTCGATTCAAACTTCAACCTCAGAACGTTGTCAAACTGAACTGTGTCTGTACTTAAAAAGAATAAacgaaatgagaaaatattgtgCCGAATTTGGGGCCCAAACCCAAATACGTGTGCATGTAATGCACTTCCCTACCAGCCCTTCTCACAATAAGTAGTTAAGGGAAGAATGACAGTTAAAGGGAGGAAGATCAGACGAAGTATACGGTAtgtgtttttgtcttttttggCCATTTTCAAAGACCTGGGGGAAAAGTCAATGGCCAATCTTAGACAAACAGGGGAAAAAATTCTTACATTGTTGGTATTGAAAGTCCGATAACATTTCTGCTCTGCTGAAGGAAAACGAAACCCAACAAGGAAAGGAGCAAGAAAGAAGCAACGAAATCCGAAACGAAACGGAGAGTTTCGAGTTAGAGAAGAAGCCATGAATCTGTTTAGGTTGGCTGGAGACGTAACCCACTTGTTCAGCATATTGGTCCTGTTCCTTAAGATCCGCTCCACCAAATCTTGTGCAGGTATCAAAATGTTCAAATGTATATTTTAGCTGAGAGTTAGTGATTGGCATTTAGCATGCATTGTGTTGTGTGTCTTGTCCGCTGTGAATGAAGTAATGAAACTTGGACTAAAGATATGTACTGCTGAAACTTGTAATCCCCAATTGATCGATTCTCGTTTCTTAAACATTTGTGCTTTCAGAATTAGAAGGGTGACTCGCTACTTCGTTACTCATTTGAAATGttcaattctctttgtgatTGTTTTAATTAGTGCTAATTTGCAAatgttttgattaattaatttttaacatCGTTCATTCATGATGCTTATTCAGTTGCAATGGAGGATCCGTTAGCTTGAAAGTTTGAACTTCTTCATATGCTGATGGACATATAGCTTTTCAATACTAATTTGATAGAGGAAAGAAGGTTTATCAGTTTCAAACACTCTTGGAACATTGATGTCAAAACTcaactttcttaattttctgaaTTCCTTTGTAATCCTTTAAGTTATCACAAGCGGCCTCGGTCTTAGTTGGAGTAgggttaggatatttaaactcttctttctttctctaggcgatgtgggatttcAACAGATTATAGGTCGTTTGCAGAGCTAATTATTCCCATGCCTCTATAGAAATGGAATGTTCGATCTGTTCCATGCCTCTCTTAAGTCTAATACTAGTTCACTTGCACCAGGAATTTCACTCAAAACTCAAGAACTCTATGCGTTGGTCTTTCTTACTCGATACCTTGACTTGATCGTCAAGTATTACTCAGTGTATAACACTCTGGGGAAGCTCATATTTATCGGAACTTCTTTTGCCACGGTCTGGCACATGAGGTACCATAAAGTAGTGAAGCAAACCTACAACAAGGATCAAGATACTTTCAGACATTACTATCTCATACTTTTATCCTTGGGGCTGGCTCTTCTGATTCCGCGCGCTTTTACTGCAATTGATGTACATTGCATTTATTTTGCCCTTTCTTTTGCCTTAAGTTACCAGTTTTGTACGATGATGCTCCTTTTTACACCCGTCTGATTAGAGCTTGATCTATTGTAATAGGTTCTGTGGGCATTTTCAATATATCTTGAAGCTGTGGCAATCTTACCACAGTTGGTATTACTGCAGAGGTCAAGAAACATTGACAACTTAACTGGAAATTACGTTTTCCTTCTCGGGTATGTTCCAACTCCGCCGAGTCATCAATGCATTTGCTCATTATTCTTGGATTTCTGCTCATGTGATTATCTGTGGTGTTATTTTTGTTTGGTAACATTGTGCAGTGCTTATCGTTCTTTATATCTTGTCAACTGGATTTACCGTTTCTTCACAGACCTCCACAGAGTTCGCTGGATACGTAAGTTCTCTTTGTATATAGCTTGCACTTAATAATCATTTAGTGCATTTTCAGCCACAGTGATATAACTAATTTGTTGTAAAATGCCCAACGCACAGCTTGGATTTCAGGCCTAGTTCAGACTGCTCTTTATGCTGATTTTTTCTACTACTATATCAAGAGGTAACTTTACTCAACTCTCACGTCTCCCCATAAGAGTAGTTTGTATCATACTGTGCGTCGAAACAAGAAATATGAATACGGAGCAATGGCTTTGGTCTTGTAACATATTTCCATACGCTGTGGTGTAACAAATTATGACACTAATTCGATGTTGACACAAATTATGATACCGAATCATCAACTTTGGTAGATGTTGTTGTATCCTAATAACAAGCTGGTCTGCTTTTCTTCAGCTGGAAGGAACACGAGGAGCTTAAGCTTCCCGCTTGACGTGGATCATGCTGCATGTGTAGTTTCCACCCCACCGGAAGGCAACAGAAGAGGAATGTATTATGCATACGTACTTGAGGACATACAGAGCCGAAAGTTAACCATTGCTGTCACTGTTGGGGGATTTTCTCCACATTAATGGATTAGATTCTGATAAGATCTTGTTAATTATTTACTAATTTAACGAACCACTCTCACCTTATCGTAAATAAGGTAGATTTTTATTTGGTTGTCAATTTTGGAATGTGTATTATATTTCtcagtatatatgtataatataacAATGTTGAAACATATACGTCAGTTACGATATATCAGATCTCTATCAACATATTATATACCTCCATATTTCAAGCAAGAAACCAAGAGGGAACAAGTGTATTCTGGTCACTCTAAACCATTGACCTCCGAATTAAAAAACCAGCGATTCAAATTCAATGCCGCGTTAAAGGAAGGAGCGCAGAAGGAGGGCAGGTTGATTTTGTTAAACACATGAGATTGATGTTCCCTCAAAGTTGTTCTATAAACCAAAATTTTAGGTAGGAGCTGATCAGAATTGGGAATGAGCTAATCCCAAGTCAAGTTATAAGTCTTACAAATTACAACCACGTTGCTGTTGAGAATAAGTTGAGGAAGGGAAGATAATTAAGATGGAAGGGATGCGCAAACTCTGTTGGTTTACTTTAGCTTTCCCTTCATTGTTTTTGTTGGCAGCATTATCAGAAGCCGACGCCAAGCCCGTTTCCAGAAAGGAAAAGTATCATGTTCTGTGGTCGAATACTGGTCTGCGAGTTCCCAAGGATCATGTTCTTTTATCCTACCATATCCAAGACGATTCTCAGTGGGAAAAAGTGAACTTGAGGTATGTGTAAACAACGAAGTTTCTACtaatagctgcaacaccactaaAACTGGAGCAGCACTATTTATGTTGCGCTTTGGTCCTGCCACCCACAACACTACCTCTGAGACCGAGTACTTGACTGCCACACCGCATGCAATCTCCGACACTGCAAACAAGTTCACAATCATACGCATGGGTTGTTGCAATTCTTCCACTCCCAAAGGGGAGGGCAATGTTAAGTCTCTGGTGCCTGAGGCAGTGAGTACTGGAAACATAACTGTTGCGGCTACTTTTATTTTCTGGTTTGTTACGGGATTGGGTGCCACAGCATCCAAGTCCAGGCTGATCTGTCCTCCGTTGACAGTAACAAACATCACCAGCACGCGACAGAACGTGTACTTCCAATACACGCTCCCGTACATGGATGCATCTGATGAGAGTATCAATGTCATGTCGGAAAAAGAAGGGATTTTGCATATACTTATAAGTAGTTGGGTTACTTCTAATATTGTCAAGTGGTTTTATGACGGAACTTCAACTTTTTTTATAGTAGCAGAGCAGGTTGTCCCGCGTTTGAAGTCCAGTGGGCACACGTGCTCTATGTCACCCAATTTAGGTTGTTTACTTGCTAAGCTTAAAAATACGTCACACATAAGAAGGCGTGTTGAGAGTATGTTGCCTGACTTGTGTTGTCCATATGTTAGCCTTCAAAAGAGTATCGGTAAGAGTAACAGTCGCTCATGGTTTGAAATCTCAACTACAACCAATACTCTGTACAAAGTCGAAGATTTAAGTGGCttttcattgtcaaccaaaacccaGGAATATATTTGCCATAGGAAAACTGGTACAGGTTACATCCCAGTTCCACACATCAGTGTCTTTCCGATAAAGCTCACTTTAGGTACGTAATCCTCTCTACTCTTTAGTGTTTATTACTTGATAATTGCTATGCTCCCTGTAAATTAAATGTAAACCTTTATggattgtttgatattttacttGAATAAAAACTTTTGTacttaaaaacattttttgagTTTTGCAATTTGAACGATTATTTGGTATGACTGTTTtgaaaaattgaattcaaaattaacttaaaaattagcATACTtccaaaaacattaaaaaaaatgctacacttactatatatatatcatctctctaatagaaaTGAGACCCACATGTGTTGTGGGCTCTTATTCTATTATAGAGATAGTACAAATATGTGATAAGTGCAGCATTATGACTTATTtggaaattatttcaaaatGACTAAAAACATTTTTAGACGAAACTTTGTTGGGTTTCATAAGCACTTGAAGTGTAATTCTTctaggaagcacttcaagtgtttttctataatttatttgtatttttaccAAAGAttagttccaaaaatattttcaccaaaaacgtttttagtcattttaaaagcatttacaACCTCTTGTTGTTTTTAAACTTCAAACCTAttattttctctctcctcctcttctCCCGGTCTTTCTTTGGTGGCTCTCTTTTTCTATGGTATCTTTTTATCTCCTCTCCTCATATGGtcctctctctcatttctttcGATATCTCTCTTGATTTGATCATTTCTCTACTTTCTTTCTCGCCCCTCCTCTCTGaatctctctcctcttttttttttctctcctacCTTCCTCCTTCCCTCCGAATATTTCTCCTCTTTGTCTCCCATTTCTCTTTTGATCTTTATGTCTGTTCAATTGAACTTAGTAGTAATTCCTGAGCCGTGAGGAGTTGCCCCTCCTCTCTGAAGCTCTTGGGCTACTGTTTAGAGACTGAAGCACCCATGTTGGTCTATGTACTCGCCCGCAACGGGACCTTGTTCGACTACATTCATCATGTTAATGGGAAAAAAGCATTGTCTTGGCATATTCTTTTAAAGATAGCCTCAGAATCTGCAGCTGCTCTTGCTTATCTGCATTCTGCAGCAGAGACATCAAAACCAATGATCATTCATGGAAATGTCAACTCTTCCA
This region of Malus domestica chromosome 07, GDT2T_hap1 genomic DNA includes:
- the LOC103420804 gene encoding ER lumen protein-retaining receptor-like, whose amino-acid sequence is MNLFRLAGDVTHLFSILVLFLKIRSTKSCAGISLKTQELYALVFLTRYLDLIVKYYSVYNTLGKLIFIGTSFATVWHMRYHKVVKQTYNKDQDTFRHYYLILLSLGLALLIPRAFTAIDVLWAFSIYLEAVAILPQLVLLQRSRNIDNLTGNYVFLLGAYRSLYLVNWIYRFFTDLHRVRWIPWISGLVQTALYADFFYYYIKSWKEHEELKLPA